The Epinephelus lanceolatus isolate andai-2023 chromosome 14, ASM4190304v1, whole genome shotgun sequence genome has a window encoding:
- the ndufa10 gene encoding NADH dehydrogenase [ubiquinone] 1 alpha subcomplex subunit 10, mitochondrial, with the protein MALRVVRLVIPSGAAAVKAVNITQKAGVHTSSVKSLRYGWWAYALGERTTPRFQQYSKIITLDGNLASGKGALAQKLADKLGMLYMPEPDTYYIDKMTGEKEPLPVDFNGMCSLEKFYMDPKAADGNSYRLQLWMYTMRLLQYADAIEHLLTTGQGVVLERSPFSDMVFLEAMFKEKYIRKECVQHYNEIKGISICEFLPPHLVIYIDLAAEEVQKKLKQSGKSYLQNVPLTYLKGIEESYKKSFLPQISKQSEVLAYEATQAQDVERVAEDIEYLKFEKGPWLEQDDVTYHHMRMLVEDKQRVATLTHIPKFLPEITIGAHDYDEKYYAYKALPGKKYASGYNADVGDKYIWLK; encoded by the exons ATGGCCCTGAGGGTGGTCAGACTGGTCATCCCGTCGGGAGCAGCTGCTGTTAAAGCTGTGAACATTACACAGAAG GCAGGAGTTCACACAAGCTCGGTGAAAAGCCTACGGTACGGCTGGTGGGCCTATGCGCTGGGTGAGAGGACGACGCCACGCTTTCAACAATACAGCAAAATCATCACCTTGGATGGCAACTTGGCCTCGGGGAAAGGAGCTCTGGCTCAGAAGCTGGCTGACAAGCTGG GGATGCTCTACATGCCTGAGCCTGACACTTACTACATAGACAAGATGACCGGGGAGAAGGAGCCACTTCCTGTTGACTTCAACGGGATGTGCAGCCTGGAGAAGTTCTACATGGACCCCAAAGCTGCCGATGGAAACAGCTACAGGCTACAGCTGTGGATGTACACCATGAGGCTGCTTCAGTATGCCGACGCCATCGAACACCTGCTCACTACAG GTCAAGGAGTGGTCCTGGAGCGTTCTCCCTTCAGTGACATGGTGTTCCTAGAGGCCATGTTCAAAGAGAAATACATCAGGAAGGAGT GTGTGCAGCACTACAATGAGATCAAAGGCATCAGCATCTGCGAGTTCCTGCCGCCGCATCTCGTCATCTACATCGACCTGGCAGCCGAGGAGGTGCAGAAGaagctgaagcagagcggcaaG TCCTATCTTCAGAATGTGCCCCTGACGTATCTGAAGGGCATTGAGGAGAGCTACAAGAAATCTTTCCTGCCCCAAATCAG tAAACAGTCGGAGGTGCTAGCTTACGAAGCAACCCAGGCCCAAGATGTTGAAAGG GTGGCAGAAGACATTGAGTATTTGAAGTTCGAGAAGGGGCCGTGGCTGGAGCAGGATGATGTCACCTACCATCACATGAGGATGCT TGTGGAAGACAAACAGAGGGTGGCAACACTGACCCACATACCAAAGTTTCTTCCAGAAATAACCATCGGAGCCCATGACTATGATGAAAAATACTACGCCTATAAAGCG CTCCCTGGGAAGAAGTACGCCTCTGGTTATAACGCAGATGTCGGAGACAAATACATCTGGCTGAAGTGA